The genomic region GATCCTTGGGGTATGCACAACTTATTTTCTCGAAATAGGAATCCATCTTGCTGATAGTACCTGTCATACGCACCTTGCACACATAACTTGTAAACTTCTCCAAAATCAGAATCATCAGCATATAAATTCCTTTAAATAAGCAAAACCAAGTAACTTAAcatccaaataatttaaaagagcATACCTTCGCGATAAAGCATCTGCAACGATATtttccttaccttgcttataCTTAACCACATATGGAAAGGATTCTAAGAATTCTACCCATTTTGCATGTCGCTTGTTGCTTAGTTTGCCCTTTCAAATGGTTCAAAGCCTCATGGTCCGTGTGTATAACGAACTCCTTAGGCCAAATGTAATGTCGCCATGTTTCTAATGCACGTATCAATGCGTACATTTCTTTGTCATAGGTGGGATAATTGAGCGTAGCTCCATTAAGTTTCTCGCTAAAATAAGCCACCTGTCGCCCATCTTGCGTTAAAACCGCACCTATTCCTATTCCGTAGCATCACATTCTAcctcaaaattttgttaaaattcgCAAACATAAAAgtggagcattagtcaagcAATCTTTGATTTTAACAAAAGCGATTCTTGTTCATCGCACCAAATAAAAGGtgaatttttttgataataCCGGTTAATGGGGCAGCAAGAGTGCTAAAATTCGGTACAAACCTCCTATAGAAGCTTGCAAGGCCATGAAAACTTCTAACTTGGCTGATGTTATTCGGTCGTGGCCATTCTTGTATTGCTTTAATCTTCTCTTGGTCCACCTCTAGTCCATTCAAGACTTACAACAAAACCTAGAAAACAACTTTGTCAAGACAAAAGTTACATTTCTTAAGGTTTGCATATAATACTTCCTTTCGTAAAACCTTCAAAATAGCATGCAAATGTTCAAGATGTTCAGTTAATGATTTgctgtaaattaaaatatcgtcAAAATAAACTACACAAAATTAACCAATGAAAGACCTCAAACGTGGTTCATCAACCTCATGAAAGTACTTTGCATTGGTGaggccaaaaggcatcactaaccaCTCATACAAACCGTATTTAGTCTTAAATGCGCCTTCCACTCGTCCCCTCCCGCATACGAATTTGATGATAGCCACTTTTCAAATCAATCTTAGAGAACAATTTTGCACCACTAAGCTCGTCcaacatatcatcaagtctaggaatggGATGTCGGTATTTGACGGTAATTTTGTTGATAGCTCGGCAATCTACGCACATCCTCCATGAACCATCTTTTTTAGGCACCAACAGAACGGGAACCGCACATGGACTTAAACTCTCCCGTATATAGCCTTTTTCCATTAATTCCGCTACTTGTCGTTGCAACTCTTTAGTTTCCTCTGGGTTGCTTCGATAAGCTGGTCGATTTGGAATTGTAGCTCCGAGAATAAAGTCTATTTGGTGTTCAATACCTCGAAAAGGAGGCAATCCACTTGGCACATCTTCCGGGAAAACGTCTTTGAATTCCTGAAGCAATGAAACAATAGACAAAGGTAAAGAATTATCAAGTTCGTTAGCATCAAATAAGCATTCCTTGTACATAAGTACAAGTACAGGTTGATGCAACAACAATGATTTTCTTATCTCTTTTTCTCTCGCAAATACGCTCATTTTACcactctcaatttctttttgacTTTCTTGTTCCTCTCGTACTTTTACCTCCACTCcctcaattttttctttcttttttttcatttttcttgtctctctctttttcaatcttttccTTCAACTTCAATTGATCTTGGTACACTTGCTTTGGAGTCAATGGCGCTAAAGTTACATTCTTGCCTCGATGCTTGAATGTATAGCGATTTGTATAACCATCATAAATCACGCGCTATCAACCGCCATGGACGCCCCAAAAGTAGATGTCCCGCATGCATAGGAACTACATCGCACACCACTTCATCTTGGTACTTTCCAATAGAAAATGCCACCACAGCTTGTTTTGTTACTTTCAGCTCACCTCCATCATTTAGCCATTGCAACTTGTATGGAGTTGGATGTTTAGTTGCAGCCAAACCTTGCTTTTCCACCAACATAATACTAGCTACATTAGTACAGCTACCACCATCAATGATCATACTACATACCTTGCCTTGAATGTGGCATCGAGTGTGAAAAATATTCTCCTTTGTTGATCGGTTTCAACACTTTGAATATCGAGGCTACGCTTCACCACAAGAATTTCTCCTTCAACGGGCAACTCTAAATCTTCATCATCGGATGGCATTTCAGGTTCATTTTCATCCTCTTCCTCCGACTCAACTTCTCCATCAGCTCTTATCACCATAATTCGTCGATTGGGACATTGACTAGCTATGTGCCCTCGGCCTTGACACTTGAAACATCTTATGTCTCTCGTGCGATTTGGCGCTTGCtcatttttatttcgatttgTCTCTCCAAcgggttgatttgatttaacTGCTACAGTCGGCTCTTTTGTTCTAACAAGGGGTTTGTTGACTCCTTGATTCCATTTGTTGATTGAAGAATTGGCATAGGGTCTACTAACTCCTTTTCGCTTAAGTTGCTTTTCAACCTTAATCGCCATGTGAACCATGTCCATCACTTCAACATAGTGTTGTAGTTCAACTATGTTGGCAATGTCACGGTTTAAACCCGCAAGGAACCTAGCCATGGTTGCCTCTCGATCCTCCTCGATATCAGCTCGAATCATCGCTATCTCCATCTCCTTATAATAGTCTTCAACACTTCTATTTCCTTGAGTAAGGTTTTGAAGTTGTTGATAAAGATCTCGATGGTAGTATGATGGAATAAATCTTTTCCGCATGACTGATTTCATTTCTCCCCAAGTAGAGATGGGTCTTTCACCATTTCGTCGTCAACTAGTTACAAGCTGGTCCCACCACACTATGGCATAATCAGAAAACTCAATTGCCGCGAGTTTCACCTTTTTACTCTCTGAATAGTTGTGGCAATCAAAAACAAGCTCAATCTTCTTTTCCCACTCCAAATAAGCTTCAGGGTCATTCTTACCTTGGAATGGTGGAATTGTCATCTTGATATTCTTAAGATTGTCATCTGGTCGTTCACGACCTCTAGGACCTCGTTGTCGTTGACGGCCTCGACGTCGTACACTTTGGGCAGATGAGTGATCACTTTCTTGTCCACTTGCTTCATAAGGATCTTGAATTGGACGTTCTCGCTCTTGTCTTGCA from Gossypium raimondii isolate GPD5lz unplaced genomic scaffold, ASM2569854v1 Contig00317, whole genome shotgun sequence harbors:
- the LOC128038801 gene encoding uncharacterized protein LOC128038801, with the protein product MRKRFIPSYYHRDLYQQLQNLTQGNRSVEDYYKEMEIAMIRADIEEDREATMARFLAGLNRDIANIVELQHYVEVMDMVHMAIKVEKQLKRKGVSRPYANSSINKWNQGVNKPLVRTKEPTVAVKSNQPVGETNRNKNEQAPNRTRDIRCFKCQGRGHIASQCPNRRIMVIRADGEVESEEEDENEPEMPSDDEDLELPVEGEILVVKRSLDIQSVETDQQRRIFFTLDATFKASIMLVEKQGLAATKHPTPYKLQWLNDGGELKVTKQAVVAFSIGKYQDEVEFKDVFPEDVPSGLPPFRGIEHQIDFILGATIPNRPAYRSNPEETKELQRQVAELMEKGYIRESLSPCAVPVLLVPKKDGSWRMCVDCRAINKITVKYRHPIPRLDDMLDELSGAKLFSKIDLKSGYHQIRMREGTSGRRI